The sequence GACCACGTCCCGGGAGACCGGCCTCGGCATGCGCGTCCTGGTCGCCGCCAACCGGATGAAGCACCCGCTGGACGCGCGCACGCTGGCCCGGCTGGCGGTGCGGTACGCGGACCGGGGCGTGGTCGGCTTCGGGCTCTCCAACGACGAGCGGCGCGGCATGGCCCGCGACTTCGACCGGGCCTTCCACATCGCGCGCGAGGGCGGCCTGCTGTCGGCCCCGCACGGCGGCGAGCTGACCGGCCCGGCCTCGGTGCGCGACTGCCTGGACGACCTGCACGCCTCGCGGATCGGGCACGGGGTCCGCGCGGCGGAGGACCCACGGCTGCTGAAGCGGCTGGCGGACCGGCAGGTGACCTGCGAGGTGTGCCCGGCTTCCAATGTGGCGCTCGGCGTGTACGAGAAGCCCGAGGACGTGCCGCTGCGCAAGTTCTTCGAGACGGGCGTCCCGATGGCGCTCGGCGCCGACGACCCGCTGCTGTTCGGCTCCCGGCTGGCCGCCCAGTACGAGATCGCGCGGCATTTCCACGGCTTCTCGGACGCCGAACTCGCGGAGCTGGCACGCCAGTCGGTGCGCGGTTCGGCCGCTCCTGAGGGCGTCAGGGCGCGACTGCTGGCCGGCGTGGACGAGTGGCTGGCGCGCCCGGCCGCGTGAAGGGTTCTCCCGGCCGCGTGAAGGGTTCTCCCGGCCGTCCGAGGTGGGCAGGGGGCGGCCAGGGCTTGAAGCGGACGAGCACCTCTACAAGGTATCCGGTGTGCGTACGGCCCGGTGCGGGGCCGGGACTCGCGCAGCCTCAGCCGCACACGGTCGTGGTCCCACAGGTGCTTGTCATGCACCCGGCGTGAGGGTCACACGGAGGCCGACGCAACGCGGATTCCGCCCAGCAGCGTCCTGGCGAGCCGCGCGGCGAACTCGTCGACCGGCGGCCGCTCCCCCGTGTCGGTCGCGTCATAGGCGAACGCGCGCTGCGCACAGGCGCCCAGCAGCAGGGAGGCGGCCGCGAAGGTGTCGGCGTCGGCTCGGACGCGGCCGGCGGCCTGTTCGGCGCGCAGGTAGGCGTCCAGGTCCCGGATGGGCCGGTGCGGGCCGGAGCCGAGCTGACGCAGGGCCTCGAAGTGGCGCTCCTTGAGCTGCGTCTCGGCGTACAGGGAGGCGGCGATCGGGAAGCTCTGCTCGTAGAAGAGCGCGGCCTGGCGGGCGATCTCGGTGAGGTTGCCCTCCAGGGTGCCCCGTCCGGGTTCGGCGGCGAGGCTGCCGAGCAGCGGGGTGAGGCGGGGCAGTCGCTCGGTGAGCACCCGGACGAACAGCTCTTCCTTGCTGTCGAAGTACTTGTAGAGGGCCGCTTCCGAGCAGCCGGCCGCGCGCGCGATCTCCTTGGTGGTGGCGCGGGCGAGTCCGACGGTCAGCATCAGCTCGTGGGCGGCGTCGAGGATGCGGACACGCGCCGGCTTCGGCTCCATGGGGCGTCCAATCGGGCTTGACGGGTGGGTGAGTGCTTACCCACTCTAGAGGCGGCAGGGGTGAGTGAATACTCACCCACCAGTCCCGAGTACGGGAGCACTCATGAACCTCACCGTTTTCGGCGCGACCGGCGGAATCGGCCGGGAGGTCGTCCGTCAGGCGCTCGGCGCCGGCCACCGGGTCACCGCCGTGGTCCGCGACCCGGCGCGGCTGGCTGTCTCAGCCGCTGCGGGCCACGCGCTGGAGGTGTTCCGCGCCGACCTGACAGACCCGGAGCCGCTGCGCACCGCCGTCGCGGGCCGGGACGCCGTCCTTTCCGGCCTGGGCGCGCGCAGCCGCAAGGACGCCGGGGTCGCCACCCGGCTGACCCGCACGGTCCTGCGCGCCATGGATGCGGAGGGCGTACGACGGCTGCTGGTCGTCAGCGCCGGTCCCGTCGGCCCCGCGCCCGCCGGCGACGGCCCTCTGGACCGCGGGGCGCGCGCCCTGGTGAAGGCCGCCCTGAAGGACATCTACGCCGACCTCGGCGAGATGGAGGCCGAGCTGGCCCGCAGCGGCACGGACTGGACGTCCGTACGGCCCCCGCGTCTGCAGGACAAGCCCCTCACCGGCCGCTACCGCACCGTCGTCGGCGGCTTCCCGCGCAGGGGCCGCTTCATCGCGCGCGCGGACGTCGCGCACGCGATGCTGTCGATGATCGACGACGAGCGGACGGTGAAGCAGGGGGTCGGCGTGGCGTACTGAGCCGGTGCGGAACGGGGACTGGCGCGGGACGGGAGGGAGGGGAGGGAGGGGAGGGACTGGCGCGGGACTGCAGGGACCGGCGCGGGACTGCAGGGACCGGCGCGGGACTGCAGGGACCGGCGCGGGACGGCGCGGACCCGTGCGGACCGGCGCGCCTACCGGCGGACCGGCGCGCCTACCGGCGGACCGGCGCGCCTACCGGCGGACCGGTGCGACTACAGGCTGACGCCCACCGTGACCGGCTCGTTGACGAGCGTGATCCCGAAGGCCTCGTGGACGCCGGCGACGACCTCGCGGGCCAGGGCCAGCAGGTCCTCGGTGGTGGCGTCGCCCCGGTTGGTGAGGGCGAGGGTGTGCTTGGTGGAGATGCGGGCGGGCCCGGTGCCGTACCCCTTGGTGAAGCCCGCCTTGTCGATCAGCCAGGCCGCGGAGGTCTTCGTAAGGCCCTCGCCCGCCGGGTACGCGGGCGGCTCGACGCCCTCCCCCAGCCGCTCGCGCACGCGCGCGTGGAACGCGGCCGACTGGCCTTCGGTGAGGATCGGGTTGGTGAAGAAGGACCCGGCCGACCAGGTGTCGTGGTCCTCGGGGTCGAGGACCATGCCCTTGCCGGCGCGCAGCTTCAGCACGGTCTCGCGGGCGTCGGCCAGCGGCACCCGGTCACCGGGCGCGACACCGAGCGCGCGGGCGGTCTCGGCGTACCTGATGGGCGCGGACAGCCCGCCCGCGTCCTCCAGCCCGAAGCGGACGCGCAGTACGACATAGCGCTCCGGGTCGGCCTTGAAGCGGCTGTGGCGGTACGAGAAGGCGCACTCCTCGTTCGCCAGCGTGACGTTCGCGCCGGCCCGCCGGTCGTAGGCGATCACTTCGGTGATGGTGGCGGAGACCTCCTGGCCGTAGGCACCCACGTTCTGGATCGGCGTGGCGCCCGCGGATCCGGGGATGCCGGCCAGGCACTCGATCCCGGCGAGCCCGGCCTCGACCGTGCGGGCCACGGCGTCCGTCCACACCTCACCGGCGGCCAGTTCCAGCGTCGTACCGCGCAGCTCGACACCGCGCGTGGCGATGCGCAGGGCGGTGCCGTCGAAACCCTTGTCGCCGATGACCAGGTTCGATCCACCGCCGATGACCAGCAGCGGCGTCCCGCTGTCGTCGGCCTCACGGACGGCGTCGATCACCTCGGCGTCGGTCACGGCGGTGACCAGCCGCGTCGCGGGACCGCCCAGCCGGAACGTGGTCAGCGGGGCAAGGGGGGCGTCGTGGAGTACCTGCACGGGCCCAAGACTACGAGACGGCTCCGACAGCCCCGCACACACGCACGGACGGCACTTCCCGGCCCGCCACGGCCGTACTCCGCCACGACGGACGGGGTACGGAGGGGGAAGCGCAGGGCGCCCCCGGAGAGGACGCCCCTCGCTCCGGCACTCCGTACGGGCCGTCAGGCCAGCCGCACGACCGCCCGGGACATGCCCAGCACCTTCTGGCCGCCGCTGGTCGCCGTCAGGTCCACGCGCACGGTGTTGTCGTCCAGCTTGGCCGCGACCTTGCCGCTGACCTCGATCAGGGCGCCCTGGTCGTCGTTGGGCACGACGACGGGCTTGGTGAAGCGGACGCCGTACTCCACGACCGCGCCCGGGTCCCCGGTCCAGTCGGTGACCACGCGGATCGCCTCGGCCATGGTGAACATGCCGTGCGCGATGACGTCCGGCAGGCCGACCTCCTTGGCGAACTTCTCGTTCCAGTGGATCGGGTTGAAGTCCCCGGAGGCACCCGCGTAGCGCACGAGCGTGGCGCGGGTCACGGGGAAGGTCTGCGCCGGCAGTTCGGTGCCGACCTCGATGTCGTCGTACGCGATCTTCGCCGTCATCAGGTCCTCACGCCTCCTCGGCCGCGCGGGCCACGAGCTTGGTCCAGGCGGTCACGACGTGCTCGCCCGCCTCGTCGTGCACCTCACCGCGGATGTCCAGGATGTCGTTGCCCGCGAGGGACTTGATCGCCTCGATGGTGGAGGTGACCGTGAGCCGGTCGCCGGCGCGCACCGGACGGCTGTAGGCGAACTTCTGGTCGCCGTGCACCACGCGGCTGTAGTCGAGGCCGAGCTGCGGGTCCTCGATGACCTGGCCCGCGGCCCGGAACGTGATGGAGAACACGAACGTCGGCGGGGCGATCACATCGGAGTGACCGAACGCCTTCGCGGCCTCCGGGTCCGTGTACACCGGGTTGGCCTCGCCCACCGCCTCGGCGAATTCGCGGATCTTCTCCCGGCCCACCTCGTAGGGCGCGGTGGGCGGATAGGTCCGTCCAACGAAGGACTGGTCGAGCGCCATGGCCCGGCACCTCCTGATATCTGCTGTGGTGGCCCCAAATTAACCGCACCCGCCCAGAGCCCGCGTGGAGGGACGAGCCCGCGTGGAGCGACGAAGCGCGCCCGGCAGGTGGGCCGATGAGCCGGTGAGGCCGGTGAGCGGGTGAAACGCCGCGAGGCCGCCCCCTCGGAAGGGGACGGCCTCGCGTACGAGCCTGTTTAGCGCGTCTCGCGATGCGCGGTGTGCGCATTGCAGCGCGGGCAGTGCTTCTTCATCTCAAGACGATCCGGGTTGTTACGCCGGTTCTTCTTGGTGATGTAGTTCCGCTCCTTGCACTCCACGCAGGCCAGCGTGATCTTCGGGCGGACGTCGGTGGCAGCCACGTGAGTGCTCCTAAGACGAACGGATGGACTAATTCAACGCAAGAAAGAGTAGCCGATCGAAGGACCGACCCCGCAATCGGCTACTGTGAGTAGCGGTGACCGGACTTGAACCGGTGACACAGCGATTATGAGCCGCTTGCTCTACCGACTGAGCTACACCGCTTTGATGAGATCGGCCCCGCCTTGCGACGGGAACCTCTCACACCAGAGCCCCAAAACGGAATCGAACCGTTGACCTTCTCCTTACCATGGAGACGCTCTGCCGACTGAGCTATTGGGGCGAGCGATGAAGACATTACACGGTCCGCCGCCGTTCACCCAAATCCGTATCCGGCCGCCCGCCGCACCCCCCATCTCAGCCCTCGCAGCCCCCTCCTGAGACACGGGACGAGAGGAGCTGGGGCCACCGCACACCCCTGCGCCGGACGGCTCCCATGGGGAACAACAGCCGCCAGGGACGACATGCCGGAGCGGACCGTGCGCGACGCGGCACGCACGCGTGGACCGTGCGGCACACGGCACGCGCGCGTAGACCGTGCGCGACGCGGCACGCGCGCGTGGACCTCGACGGGAACAGCGGCCGCGTGGGTGGGCGGCACGTGGACCGTCCAGGGCGGACCACACCGGTACGACTATTGCGCTCCTGCGCGCCCCGCACGCCCGGCCACCCTAGGCTCGACTCACTCTGCGTGATCTTGCGGGTCGGCGCCCCGCATCCCTCACGCGGGCCACCCCGAGCCCCCCGGCCCCGACCCTGGAGAGCGATGCCCGACAGCCAGCCGCAGCCCCATCCGCCGTCGAACTCCCCGGGCTCCCCGGGACAGTCCGGCCCGGCCGCCCTGCTGCTGTGCGGGGCGCGGCTCACCGACGGCCGGACCGTGGACGTACGGCTGGGCGGCGGGCGAATCGAGGCGGTGGGCACGGCCGGCAGCCTGGCGCCGGGCCCGGCCCGCACGAGCGCCTCCCGCGTGGACCTCAGCGGCTACCTGCTCCTTCCTGCCCCGGCCGAACCGCACGCCCACGGCGACACCGCCCTGTCCGCCGAACCACCGGGCCCGGTGTCGTACGCCCCCGAGGACGTCCAGCGCCGGGCGACGGAGGCGGCCCTGCTGCAGCTCGGGCACGGGGCGACAGCGGTACGCGCGCACGTGCGCGTGGGCGACGTCCAGGGACTCGGCGCGCTGGGCGCCGTCCTGCAGGCCCGGCGGTCGCTACGAGGACTCGCGGAGCTGACCACGGTGGCGACGCCACGCCTGCTGACCGGCGTGGCAGGCGCCGACGGGCTCGCGATGCTGCGCGACGCGCTGAAGATGGGCGCCTCCGTGGTGGGCGGCTGCCCGGACCTGGACCCCGATCCCGCGGGCTACGTGGAGGCCGTCCTGGAGGTGGCCTCCGAGCACGGCTGCCCGGTGGACCTGCACACGGACGCTGCCGACCCGGCCCGGCTGTCCCGGCTCGCGGCCATGGCCGGGGGCCTGCGCCCTGGCGTGACGATCGGGCCGTGCGCCGGTCTCGCGCGCCTGTCCACCGAGGCCGCCTCCCGCGCCGCCGACCAGCTCGCCGCGGCCGGGGTCGCGGTGGTGTGCCTGCCCCAGGGCGGCTGCTGCGCCACCGACCGCGGATACCCGGCTCCGGTACGGCTGCTGCGCTCGGCCGGGGTGCGGGTGGCCGCCGGCTGCGGCGCCCTGCGCGACATCTCCAACCCCGTCGGCCGCGGTGACCCCCTGGAGTCGGCCTACCTCCTCGCCTCCGCCCATGGCCTTCGCCCGCAGGACGCCTACGACACGGTGAGCACCTCGGCCCGCGCCGTCCTGGGCCTGCCGGAAGTACGCGTGGAGGCGGGCTTCCCCGCCGAGCTGCTGGCCGTGCGCGGCGATGGCCTGCCCGGCGCCCTCTCCCTGGCCTACAGCCGCATCGTGGTGCACCGGGGTCGCGTGGTCGCCCGCACGAGCGCGGTCCGCGAGTACTGCAACTCGGCGGCCACAGCGGAACTGGGGCTGCCGCGACAGGGGCGGAGCGGACCGTCATGAACGGGCACGGGGTGCGAGACGTGCCCCGCGCGGCCTGTCCAGGGCGGCGCACGCATGGGAGCGCAGGCCGGTCGTGGTGATCGAGCGCGCACCGGTCATGCGGGCGCGGGCGCCGACTGCGTAGGCTCGGCACGAGCGCCGGTGCTCCCGGCTCGGCGCGGGCGCGCGACGCCTGGTGACCGCCGGGCGCACGGTCCGCCACCGCACGCCGGGCACGCGATCATCCGCCGCACGCCGAGCCCGTAATCACCGGGCGCACGACCACGTTCACCCGCCCCGCTTGCAGCTCGGCGCGCGCCGGTTGCGTGGACGTGGAGGCGAGCCCGGCGCGCGCCGCCCATGCCGGTTAACTCGTGCGGCGGATGCGCCTCTTCGGGCGTACGGTCGGAATCATGCGCATTGTCATCGCTGGTGGTCATGGTCAGATCGCGCTGCGGCTGGAGCGCCTGCTCTCCGCGCGCGGGGACGAGGTCGCGGGAATCATCCGCAAGTCCGAGCAGGGCGACGATCTGCGAGCGGCCGGTGCCGAGCCGGTCCTGCTCGACCTGGAGTCCGCCTCGGTGGAGGAGGTCGCGGCGCATCTGCAGGGCGCCGACGCGGCGGTCTTCGCGGCCGGCGCCGGCCCGGGCAGCGGTACGGCACGCAAGGAGACGGTGGACAGGGGCGCGGCGGTGCTCTTCGCGGACGCGGCCGTCCGCGCGGGCGTACGCCGCTTCATGCTCGTGTCCTCGATGGGCGCGGATCCCGCCCACCAGGGCGACGACGTCTTCGACGCCTATCTGCGCGCCAAGGGCGAGGCGGACGCGTACGTGACCCGTCAGGAGGCCCTGGACTGGACGATCGTGCGCCCCGGCTCGCTGACGAACGACGCCGGCACCGGCCTGGTCCGGCTGGAGGCGCACACCGGGCGCGGTCCCGTCCCGCGAGACGACGTCGCGGCCGTCCTCGCGGAGTTGGTGGACACCCCGGCGACGACCGGCCTGACGCTGGAGCTGATCAGCGGCTCGCAGCCGGTGTCGGTCGCGGTGAAGTCGGTCGCCGGGAACTGAGCCGGGCCACCGGCCGTTGAACGACCGAAGCCACCACCGAGCCGCCTGACACCTCCCGCTGTCACCCCGTCAGGAGTCAGCACATCAGAACAAGGGCAGCTGCCCGGGAAACTCCGGTACGGCGTAACCGTCCAACGCCGGCTGGACCGCCCCGAGTTGCGCCTGCTGCCGCGACCCGGCGCAGGAGACGAGCCCCCCGTTCTCCCGCGCCCCGGGCGGGT comes from Streptomyces sp. FXJ1.172 and encodes:
- a CDS encoding adenosine deaminase — its product is MERVRDLSELPKAHLHLHFTGSMRPGTVLELADKYGVHLPDALTEALTSGEPPKLRATDERGWFRFQRLYDAARSCLREPEDIRRLVREAAEEDLKDGSGWLEIQVDPTSYAPRLGGLIPALEIILDAVETTSRETGLGMRVLVAANRMKHPLDARTLARLAVRYADRGVVGFGLSNDERRGMARDFDRAFHIAREGGLLSAPHGGELTGPASVRDCLDDLHASRIGHGVRAAEDPRLLKRLADRQVTCEVCPASNVALGVYEKPEDVPLRKFFETGVPMALGADDPLLFGSRLAAQYEIARHFHGFSDAELAELARQSVRGSAAPEGVRARLLAGVDEWLARPAA
- a CDS encoding TetR/AcrR family transcriptional regulator, producing the protein MEPKPARVRILDAAHELMLTVGLARATTKEIARAAGCSEAALYKYFDSKEELFVRVLTERLPRLTPLLGSLAAEPGRGTLEGNLTEIARQAALFYEQSFPIAASLYAETQLKERHFEALRQLGSGPHRPIRDLDAYLRAEQAAGRVRADADTFAAASLLLGACAQRAFAYDATDTGERPPVDEFAARLARTLLGGIRVASASV
- the rpmG gene encoding 50S ribosomal protein L33, with amino-acid sequence MAATDVRPKITLACVECKERNYITKKNRRNNPDRLEMKKHCPRCNAHTAHRETR
- a CDS encoding UDP-N-acetylmuramate dehydrogenase, which produces MQVLHDAPLAPLTTFRLGGPATRLVTAVTDAEVIDAVREADDSGTPLLVIGGGSNLVIGDKGFDGTALRIATRGVELRGTTLELAAGEVWTDAVARTVEAGLAGIECLAGIPGSAGATPIQNVGAYGQEVSATITEVIAYDRRAGANVTLANEECAFSYRHSRFKADPERYVVLRVRFGLEDAGGLSAPIRYAETARALGVAPGDRVPLADARETVLKLRAGKGMVLDPEDHDTWSAGSFFTNPILTEGQSAAFHARVRERLGEGVEPPAYPAGEGLTKTSAAWLIDKAGFTKGYGTGPARISTKHTLALTNRGDATTEDLLALAREVVAGVHEAFGITLVNEPVTVGVSL
- a CDS encoding MaoC family dehydratase N-terminal domain-containing protein, whose protein sequence is MALDQSFVGRTYPPTAPYEVGREKIREFAEAVGEANPVYTDPEAAKAFGHSDVIAPPTFVFSITFRAAGQVIEDPQLGLDYSRVVHGDQKFAYSRPVRAGDRLTVTSTIEAIKSLAGNDILDIRGEVHDEAGEHVVTAWTKLVARAAEEA
- a CDS encoding SDR family oxidoreductase, which produces MRIVIAGGHGQIALRLERLLSARGDEVAGIIRKSEQGDDLRAAGAEPVLLDLESASVEEVAAHLQGADAAVFAAGAGPGSGTARKETVDRGAAVLFADAAVRAGVRRFMLVSSMGADPAHQGDDVFDAYLRAKGEADAYVTRQEALDWTIVRPGSLTNDAGTGLVRLEAHTGRGPVPRDDVAAVLAELVDTPATTGLTLELISGSQPVSVAVKSVAGN
- a CDS encoding MaoC family dehydratase produces the protein MTAKIAYDDIEVGTELPAQTFPVTRATLVRYAGASGDFNPIHWNEKFAKEVGLPDVIAHGMFTMAEAIRVVTDWTGDPGAVVEYGVRFTKPVVVPNDDQGALIEVSGKVAAKLDDNTVRVDLTATSGGQKVLGMSRAVVRLA
- a CDS encoding NAD(P)-dependent oxidoreductase, whose translation is MNLTVFGATGGIGREVVRQALGAGHRVTAVVRDPARLAVSAAAGHALEVFRADLTDPEPLRTAVAGRDAVLSGLGARSRKDAGVATRLTRTVLRAMDAEGVRRLLVVSAGPVGPAPAGDGPLDRGARALVKAALKDIYADLGEMEAELARSGTDWTSVRPPRLQDKPLTGRYRTVVGGFPRRGRFIARADVAHAMLSMIDDERTVKQGVGVAY
- a CDS encoding amidohydrolase family protein; the protein is MPDSQPQPHPPSNSPGSPGQSGPAALLLCGARLTDGRTVDVRLGGGRIEAVGTAGSLAPGPARTSASRVDLSGYLLLPAPAEPHAHGDTALSAEPPGPVSYAPEDVQRRATEAALLQLGHGATAVRAHVRVGDVQGLGALGAVLQARRSLRGLAELTTVATPRLLTGVAGADGLAMLRDALKMGASVVGGCPDLDPDPAGYVEAVLEVASEHGCPVDLHTDAADPARLSRLAAMAGGLRPGVTIGPCAGLARLSTEAASRAADQLAAAGVAVVCLPQGGCCATDRGYPAPVRLLRSAGVRVAAGCGALRDISNPVGRGDPLESAYLLASAHGLRPQDAYDTVSTSARAVLGLPEVRVEAGFPAELLAVRGDGLPGALSLAYSRIVVHRGRVVARTSAVREYCNSAATAELGLPRQGRSGPS